One Rhea pennata isolate bPtePen1 chromosome 31, bPtePen1.pri, whole genome shotgun sequence genomic window carries:
- the MSTO1 gene encoding protein misato homolog 1, producing the protein MRVGCRRGGTGGMARAAVTLQLGHYAGCVGAHWWGLQDADGDAELRGAVLLREAAGGESPAPRLVALELKGGLGALRPGWRRSAGPDATAAAWRGDVATYEAGAVRDGKQRRGDASSVGEGTSSAAVRDALPHLSRLTAYQEIYSGGSTQVWSDYLNVHLHPKSIFVIQQYNHDGESGCLEAFGQGESLLQDPVCLEELEDRLHFFVEECDYLQGFQVLCDLHNGFSGVGAKVTELLHDEYSGKGILTWGLTPVSHKTGESQKDFYRLMNTALGIVHLSSQSSLFCPLSLSGSLGIKPGPPITFPYINYDASLNYHSSAILAAVLDTLTVPYRLRTSQCSMTRFAETLNFSGRKVVAALAAVPFPIIHGHSLLDTLCTHKQDMPWKLLSSYREQKVSHCFAQSVVLRGICKESHNSNCPAEQPASALQAGETLEQILQHYLHTLSPGTFSISHVLEQPCRTLPPYPQFFSSLLTREGFLLDKPLSYSSTAVESIPVGTALQSSPVLHTVLCSLYKELQKLDTRRWASFFSTGVEHDDFQEALHELRTLAQCYKTNFEADESEDETDSD; encoded by the exons ATGCGCGTTgggtgccggcgcggcggcacGGGTGGCATGGCGCGCGCGGCGGTGACGTTGCAGCTGGGGCACTACGCGGGCTGCGTGGGCGCCCActggtgggggctgcag gACGCCGACGGAGATGCCGAGCTGCGCGGCGCCGTGCTGCTGCGGGAGGCGGCCGGGGGGGAGtcccccgcgccgcgcctcgTCGCGCTGGAGCTCAAAG GCGGCCTGGGCGCGCTGAGGCCCGGCTGGCGGCGCAGTGCAGGCCCTGACGCGACGGCTGCGGCCTG GCGCGGGGACGTGGCCACCTACGAGGCCGGCGCGGTGCGGGACGGCAAGCAGCGGAGG GGCGACGCTTCCTCGGTGGGAGAGGGCACCTCAAGTGCTGCTGTGAGAG ATGCACTTCCTCACCTTTCACGGCTGACTGCTTACCAAGAAATTTACTCAGGTGGCAGCACGCAGGTTTGGTCCGATTACCTCAACGTGCACTTGCATCCCAAGAGCATCTTTGTGATACAGCAGTACAACCATGATGG GGAGTCTGGTTGTCTAGAAGCTTTTGGGCAAGGTGAAAGTCTGCTGCAGGATCCTGTATGTCTAGAGGAGTTGGAAGATCGGTTGCACTTTTTTGTGGAGGAGTGTGATTATTTGCAG GGATTTCAAGTCCTGTGTGACCTACACAATGGATTTTCTGGAGTTGGCGCCAAGGTGACAGAACTGCTCCATGATGAATACTCTGGAAAGGGAATCTTGACCTGGGGGTTGACACCAGTCAGTCATAAAACAGGA GAGTCTCAAAAGGATTTTTACAGACTGATGAACACAGCCCTAGGAATCGTCCATCTCTCCAGTCAGAGCTCACTATTTTGCCCATTGTCACTCAGTGGGAGTCTAGGAATCAAACCAGGACCTCCCATTACATTTCCCTATATAAATTATGAT GCGTCACTTAACTACCACAGCAGTGCAATCCTGGCAGCAGTACTTGATACTCTTACTGTTCCTTATCGACTCCGTACCTCGCAGTGCTCAATGACACGCTTTGCTGAAACACTTAACTTCTCCGGGCGAAAG GTTGTGGCTGCATTGGCTGCTGTACCCTTTCCTATCATACATGGCCACTCGCTCCTAGATACTTTATGCACCCACAAGCAAGACATGCCCTGGAAACTTCTGTCTTCATACAGAGAGCAAAAGGTCAGCCACTGTTTCGCTCAGTCTGTTGTGCTAAGAGGAATTTGCAAAGAAAGTCATAACAG CAACTGtccagcagagcagcctgctTCTGCACTCCAGGCTGGTGAGACACTGGAGCAGATTCTGCAGCATTACTTACATACTTTGTCTCCTGGGACCTTCAG caTATCTCATGTGCTTGAGCAGCCATGCCGTACCTTACCTCCGTACCCccagtttttttcctctcttctcacCAGAGAAGGCTTCCTTTTGGACAAACCTCTCAGTTATTCCTCAACAG ctgttgAAAGCATTCCTGTAGGAACTGCACTGCAGTCCTCACCTGTTCTGCACACAGTCCTGTGCAGTTTATACAAGGAGCTACAGAAGCTGGATACACGGCGATGGGCTAGCTTCTTCTCCACTGGAGTTGAACATGATGACTTTCAGGAGGCCCTACATGAACTAAGAACTCTAGCACAGTGctataaaacaaattttgaagcAGATGAATCTGAAGATGAAACTGATTCAGACTAA
- the DAP3 gene encoding small ribosomal subunit protein mS29, translated as MMRSVKGLVYHTLKLDHGHALHATARDRLSSIVSQDVQILAERSRAIFRTSENDPANHAEHHEGRYYSIPLQEVKAVFPHGLPSPFQQQIKTFNEACLMVRKPALELFAYLKSSSFAHPAIRYVIYGEKGTGKTMTLCHVVHYCARQGWLVLHIPDAHLWVKNCRELMQSSYNKERLDQPLQASFWLKNFKTVNERFLKEIKTQQKYVWGKRESTEEGRPLGEVVEQGLARVRNASDAVGVVLKEIKQQCHLGSFRLLVAVDGVNALWGKTTLRKEDKSPVSPEELTLVYNLRKMVMNDWNGGAIVTTLSQTGSLFKPSSAYLPHELLGKEGFDALDPFIPVRVSNYSPQEFESCYHYYLDRKWLQHEKGRTAEGRDELRFLSGANPRQLQRLAGPL; from the exons atgatgagaagTGTGAAAGGACTGGTCTATCATACTCTTAAG TTGGACCATGGACATGCTCTCCATGCTACTGCCAGGGATCGGTTAAGTTCCATTGTCAGCCAGGATGTCCAAATCCTGGCAGAAAGATCAAGAGCAATTTTCCGTACCAGTGAAAATGACCCG GCCAACCACGCAGAACACCATGAGGGTCGCTATTATAGCATTCCACTTCAGGAGGTGAAAGCTGTATTTCCACATGGACTGCCCAGTCCTTTCCAGCAGCAG ATTAAGACCTTCAATGAAGCTTGCCTGATGGTGCGAAAACCAGCTCTGGAACTCTTTGCTTACCTGAAAAGTTCCAGCTTTGCCCACCCAGCAATCAGATATGTTATCT ATGGTGAGAAGGGAACAGGGAAAACTATGACTCTGTGCCATGTGGTTCACTACTGTGCAAGGCAAGGCTGGCTGGTGCTGCACATCCCAGATG CTCATCTTTGGGTGAAAAACTGCAGGGAACTTATGCAGTCATCCTACAACAAAGAACGACTTGATCAGCCTTTGCAAGCATCTTTCTGGCTCAAGAACTTCAAAACCGTGAATGAGCGCTTCTTAAAAGAG ataaaaacacaacaaaaatatGTGTGGGGCAAACGGGAAAGTACTGAGGAGGGCAGACCATTAGGTGAAGTGGTGGAGCAG GGTTTAGCTCGAGTGAGAAATGCCAGCGATGCTGTAGGGGTGGTGCTGAAAGAGATAAAGCAGCAATGTCATCTTGGTTCATTTAGACTTCTGGTGGCAGTGGATGGTGTCAATGCGCTCTGGGGAAAGACTACATTaaggaaagaagacaaaagtCCT GTTTCTCCGGAGGAACTGACACTCGTGTACAATCTGAGGAAGATGGTGATGAATGATTGG AATGGAGGTGCTATTGTGACAACACTTAGCCAAACAGGCTCTCTCTTCAAACCTAGTTCTGCATATTTGCCCCATGAGTTACTAGGAAAG gAAGGTTTTGATGCTTTGGACCCTTTCATTCCTGTCAGAGTTTCAAACTATAGCCCACAGGAGTTTGAGAGTTGTTACCACTACTACCTTGATCGCAAGTGGCTTCAGCACGAGAAAG GGCGCACGGCGGAAGGCCGGGACGAGCTGCGGTTCCTCAGCGGAGCCAACCCGCGGCAGCTGCAGCGCCTCGCGGGGCCCCTGTAA